One part of the Arabidopsis thaliana chromosome 1 sequence genome encodes these proteins:
- the CIPK9 gene encoding CBL-interacting protein kinase 9 (CBL-interacting protein kinase 9 (CIPK9); FUNCTIONS IN: protein serine/threonine kinase activity, protein kinase activity, kinase activity, ATP binding; INVOLVED IN: in 6 processes; EXPRESSED IN: 23 plant structures; EXPRESSED DURING: 15 growth stages; CONTAINS InterPro DOMAIN/s: Protein kinase, ATP binding site (InterPro:IPR017441), NAF/FISL domain (InterPro:IPR018451), Serine/threonine-protein kinase domain (InterPro:IPR002290), Serine/threonine-protein kinase-like domain (InterPro:IPR017442), Protein kinase-like domain (InterPro:IPR011009), Serine/threonine-protein kinase, active site (InterPro:IPR008271), CBL-interacting protein kinase (InterPro:IPR020660), NAF domain (InterPro:IPR004041), Protein kinase, catalytic domain (InterPro:IPR000719), Calcium/calmodulin-dependent protein kinase-like (InterPro:IPR020636), Tyrosine-protein kinase, catalytic domain (InterPro:IPR020635); BEST Arabidopsis thaliana protein match is: CBL-interacting protein kinase 23 (TAIR:AT1G30270.1); Has 130203 Blast hits to 128118 proteins in 4349 species: Archae - 165; Bacteria - 15262; Metazoa - 47961; Fungi - 13206; Plants - 31482; Viruses - 522; Other Eukaryotes - 21605 (source: NCBI BLink).) yields the protein MSGSRRKATPASRTRVGNYEMGRTLGEGSFAKVKYAKNTVTGDQAAIKILDREKVFRHKMVEQLKREISTMKLIKHPNVVEIIEVMASKTKIYIVLELVNGGELFDKIAQQGRLKEDEARRYFQQLINAVDYCHSRGVYHRDLKPENLILDANGVLKVSDFGLSAFSRQVREDGLLHTACGTPNYVAPEVLSDKGYDGAAADVWSCGVILFVLMAGYLPFDEPNLMTLYKRICKAEFSCPPWFSQGAKRVIKRILEPNPITRISIAELLEDEWFKKGYKPPSFDQDDEDITIDDVDAAFSNSKECLVTEKKEKPVSMNAFELISSSSEFSLENLFEKQAQLVKKETRFTSQRSASEIMSKMEETAKPLGFNVRKDNYKIKMKGDKSGRKGQLSVATEVFEVAPSLHVVELRKTGGDTLEFHKFYKNFSSGLKDVVWNTDAAAEEQKQ from the exons atgagtggAAGCAGAAGGAAGGCGACGCCGGCGAGTAGGACGCGAGTAGGGAATTACGAGATGGGACGAACTCTCGGAGAAGGAAGCTTCGCTAAGGTGAAATACGCCAAGAACACCGTCACCGGAGATCAAGCCGCTATCAAAATCCTCGACCGAGAAAAGGTCTTCCGTCACAAAATGGTCGAACAG cttaaaagagaaatatctACAATGAAACTGATTAAACATCCAAATGTGGTTGAAATCATTGAG GTTATGGCGAGCAAAACGAAGATCTATATCGTTCTTGAGCTTGTCAATGGAGGTGAACTCTTTGATAAAATC GCGCAACAAGGGAGGCTTAAGGAGGATGAAGCTCGGAGATATTTTCAGCAGCTCATCAATGCTGTGGATTACTGCCACAGTCGAGGTGTCTACCACAGAGATCTCAAg CCTGAAAATCTGATCCTTGACGCAAATGGGGTTTTGAAAGTCTCTGATTTTGGGTTAAGCGCCTTCTCACGACAAGTTCGG GAAGATGGTTTGCTTCATACAGCTTGTGGAACGCCAAACTACGTTGCCCCTGAG GTTTTGTCGGACAAAGGCTATGACGGTGCAGCAGCAGATGTCTGGTCTTGTGGTGTCATTCTCTTTGTGCTTATGGCTGGTTACTTGCCTTTTGATGAGCCGAATCTCATGACATTATACAAACGT ATATGCAAGGCTGAGTTTAGCTGCCCACCATGGTTCTCGCAAGGTGCCAAGAGAGTCATCAAGCGTATTCTCGAACCCAACCCTATTACC AGAATAAGTATTGCAGAGTTGCTCGAAGATGAATGGTTCAAGAAAGGGTACAAGCCGCCATCATTTGACCAAGATGACGAGGACATAACCATAGATGATGTTGATGCTGCTTTTAGTAACTCCAAG GAATGTCTTGTAActgagaagaaggagaaaccTGTATCCATGAACGCTTTCGAACTTATCTCTAGCTCAAGCGAGTTCAGTCTTGAAAACTTGTTCGAGAAGCAAGCG CAACTTGTGAAGAAAGAAACGCGGTTTACTTCTCAACGATCTGCGAGTGAAATAATGTCGAAAATGGAAGAAACCGCAAAGCCATTAGGCTTTAATGTCCGTAAAGACAACTACAAg ATAAAAATGAAAGGAGACAAAAGTGGTCGTAAAGGTCAGCTCTCCGTAGCTACAGag GTGTTTGAAGTGGCGCCATCATTGCATGTGGTAGAGCTTAGGAAAACCGGTGGTGATACCCTCGAGTTTCACAAG TTCTACAAAAACTTCTCATCTGGATTAAAGGATGTAGTCTGGAATACTGATGCAGCCGctgaagaacaaaagcaaTAA
- the CIPK9 gene encoding CBL-interacting protein kinase 9 (CBL-interacting protein kinase 9 (CIPK9); FUNCTIONS IN: protein serine/threonine kinase activity, protein kinase activity, kinase activity, ATP binding; INVOLVED IN: in 6 processes; EXPRESSED IN: 23 plant structures; EXPRESSED DURING: 15 growth stages; CONTAINS InterPro DOMAIN/s: Protein kinase, ATP binding site (InterPro:IPR017441), Serine/threonine-protein kinase domain (InterPro:IPR002290), NAF/FISL domain (InterPro:IPR018451), Serine/threonine-protein kinase-like domain (InterPro:IPR017442), Protein kinase-like domain (InterPro:IPR011009), Serine/threonine-protein kinase, active site (InterPro:IPR008271), NAF domain (InterPro:IPR004041), CBL-interacting protein kinase (InterPro:IPR020660), Protein kinase, catalytic domain (InterPro:IPR000719), Calcium/calmodulin-dependent protein kinase-like (InterPro:IPR020636); BEST Arabidopsis thaliana protein match is: CBL-interacting protein kinase 23 (TAIR:AT1G30270.1); Has 130572 Blast hits to 128490 proteins in 4426 species: Archae - 165; Bacteria - 15544; Metazoa - 48044; Fungi - 13206; Plants - 31490; Viruses - 522; Other Eukaryotes - 21601 (source: NCBI BLink).), protein MSGSRRKATPASRTRVGNYEMGRTLGEGSFAKVKYAKNTVTGDQAAIKILDREKVFRHKMVEQLKREISTMKLIKHPNVVEIIEVMASKTKIYIVLELVNGGELFDKIAQQGRLKEDEARRYFQQLINAVDYCHSRGVYHRDLKPENLILDANGVLKVSDFGLSAFSRQVREDGLLHTACGTPNYVAPEVLSDKGYDGAAADVWSCGVILFVLMAGYLPFDEPNLMTLYKRICKAEFSCPPWFSQGAKRVIKRILEPNPITRISIAELLEDEWFKKGYKPPSFDQDDEDITIDDVDAAFSNSKECLVTEKKEKPVSMNAFELISSSSEFSLENLFEKQAQLVKKETRFTSQRSASEIMSKMEETAKPLGFNVRKDNYKIKMKGDKSGRKGQLSVATEVFEVAPSLHVVELRKTGGDTLEFHKVCDSFYKNFSSGLKDVVWNTDAAAEEQKQ, encoded by the exons atgagtggAAGCAGAAGGAAGGCGACGCCGGCGAGTAGGACGCGAGTAGGGAATTACGAGATGGGACGAACTCTCGGAGAAGGAAGCTTCGCTAAGGTGAAATACGCCAAGAACACCGTCACCGGAGATCAAGCCGCTATCAAAATCCTCGACCGAGAAAAGGTCTTCCGTCACAAAATGGTCGAACAG cttaaaagagaaatatctACAATGAAACTGATTAAACATCCAAATGTGGTTGAAATCATTGAG GTTATGGCGAGCAAAACGAAGATCTATATCGTTCTTGAGCTTGTCAATGGAGGTGAACTCTTTGATAAAATC GCGCAACAAGGGAGGCTTAAGGAGGATGAAGCTCGGAGATATTTTCAGCAGCTCATCAATGCTGTGGATTACTGCCACAGTCGAGGTGTCTACCACAGAGATCTCAAg CCTGAAAATCTGATCCTTGACGCAAATGGGGTTTTGAAAGTCTCTGATTTTGGGTTAAGCGCCTTCTCACGACAAGTTCGG GAAGATGGTTTGCTTCATACAGCTTGTGGAACGCCAAACTACGTTGCCCCTGAG GTTTTGTCGGACAAAGGCTATGACGGTGCAGCAGCAGATGTCTGGTCTTGTGGTGTCATTCTCTTTGTGCTTATGGCTGGTTACTTGCCTTTTGATGAGCCGAATCTCATGACATTATACAAACGT ATATGCAAGGCTGAGTTTAGCTGCCCACCATGGTTCTCGCAAGGTGCCAAGAGAGTCATCAAGCGTATTCTCGAACCCAACCCTATTACC AGAATAAGTATTGCAGAGTTGCTCGAAGATGAATGGTTCAAGAAAGGGTACAAGCCGCCATCATTTGACCAAGATGACGAGGACATAACCATAGATGATGTTGATGCTGCTTTTAGTAACTCCAAG GAATGTCTTGTAActgagaagaaggagaaaccTGTATCCATGAACGCTTTCGAACTTATCTCTAGCTCAAGCGAGTTCAGTCTTGAAAACTTGTTCGAGAAGCAAGCG CAACTTGTGAAGAAAGAAACGCGGTTTACTTCTCAACGATCTGCGAGTGAAATAATGTCGAAAATGGAAGAAACCGCAAAGCCATTAGGCTTTAATGTCCGTAAAGACAACTACAAg ATAAAAATGAAAGGAGACAAAAGTGGTCGTAAAGGTCAGCTCTCCGTAGCTACAGag GTGTTTGAAGTGGCGCCATCATTGCATGTGGTAGAGCTTAGGAAAACCGGTGGTGATACCCTCGAGTTTCACAAGGTATGTGATTCG TTCTACAAAAACTTCTCATCTGGATTAAAGGATGTAGTCTGGAATACTGATGCAGCCGctgaagaacaaaagcaaTAA
- the CIPK9 gene encoding CBL-interacting protein kinase 9 (CBL-interacting protein kinase 9 (CIPK9); FUNCTIONS IN: protein serine/threonine kinase activity, protein kinase activity, kinase activity, ATP binding; INVOLVED IN: in 6 processes; EXPRESSED IN: 23 plant structures; EXPRESSED DURING: 15 growth stages; CONTAINS InterPro DOMAIN/s: Protein kinase, ATP binding site (InterPro:IPR017441), Serine/threonine-protein kinase domain (InterPro:IPR002290), NAF/FISL domain (InterPro:IPR018451), Serine/threonine-protein kinase-like domain (InterPro:IPR017442), Protein kinase-like domain (InterPro:IPR011009), Serine/threonine-protein kinase, active site (InterPro:IPR008271), NAF domain (InterPro:IPR004041), CBL-interacting protein kinase (InterPro:IPR020660), Protein kinase, catalytic domain (InterPro:IPR000719), Calcium/calmodulin-dependent protein kinase-like (InterPro:IPR020636); BEST Arabidopsis thaliana protein match is: CBL-interacting protein kinase 23 (TAIR:AT1G30270.1); Has 130491 Blast hits to 128500 proteins in 4421 species: Archae - 165; Bacteria - 15543; Metazoa - 48035; Fungi - 13165; Plants - 31462; Viruses - 522; Other Eukaryotes - 21599 (source: NCBI BLink).), with translation MSGSRRKATPASRTRVGNYEMGRTLGEGSFAKVKYAKNTVTGDQAAIKILDREKVFRHKMVEQLKREISTMKLIKHPNVVEIIEVMASKTKIYIVLELVNGGELFDKIAQQGRLKEDEARRYFQQLINAVDYCHSRGVYHRDLKPENLILDANGVLKVSDFGLSAFSRQVREDGLLHTACGTPNYVAPEVLSDKGYDGAAADVWSCGVILFVLMAGYLPFDEPNLMTLYKRVRICKAEFSCPPWFSQGAKRVIKRILEPNPITRISIAELLEDEWFKKGYKPPSFDQDDEDITIDDVDAAFSNSKECLVTEKKEKPVSMNAFELISSSSEFSLENLFEKQAQLVKKETRFTSQRSASEIMSKMEETAKPLGFNVRKDNYKIKMKGDKSGRKGQLSVATEVFEVAPSLHVVELRKTGGDTLEFHKFYKNFSSGLKDVVWNTDAAAEEQKQ, from the exons atgagtggAAGCAGAAGGAAGGCGACGCCGGCGAGTAGGACGCGAGTAGGGAATTACGAGATGGGACGAACTCTCGGAGAAGGAAGCTTCGCTAAGGTGAAATACGCCAAGAACACCGTCACCGGAGATCAAGCCGCTATCAAAATCCTCGACCGAGAAAAGGTCTTCCGTCACAAAATGGTCGAACAG cttaaaagagaaatatctACAATGAAACTGATTAAACATCCAAATGTGGTTGAAATCATTGAG GTTATGGCGAGCAAAACGAAGATCTATATCGTTCTTGAGCTTGTCAATGGAGGTGAACTCTTTGATAAAATC GCGCAACAAGGGAGGCTTAAGGAGGATGAAGCTCGGAGATATTTTCAGCAGCTCATCAATGCTGTGGATTACTGCCACAGTCGAGGTGTCTACCACAGAGATCTCAAg CCTGAAAATCTGATCCTTGACGCAAATGGGGTTTTGAAAGTCTCTGATTTTGGGTTAAGCGCCTTCTCACGACAAGTTCGG GAAGATGGTTTGCTTCATACAGCTTGTGGAACGCCAAACTACGTTGCCCCTGAG GTTTTGTCGGACAAAGGCTATGACGGTGCAGCAGCAGATGTCTGGTCTTGTGGTGTCATTCTCTTTGTGCTTATGGCTGGTTACTTGCCTTTTGATGAGCCGAATCTCATGACATTATACAAACGTGTACGT ATATGCAAGGCTGAGTTTAGCTGCCCACCATGGTTCTCGCAAGGTGCCAAGAGAGTCATCAAGCGTATTCTCGAACCCAACCCTATTACC AGAATAAGTATTGCAGAGTTGCTCGAAGATGAATGGTTCAAGAAAGGGTACAAGCCGCCATCATTTGACCAAGATGACGAGGACATAACCATAGATGATGTTGATGCTGCTTTTAGTAACTCCAAG GAATGTCTTGTAActgagaagaaggagaaaccTGTATCCATGAACGCTTTCGAACTTATCTCTAGCTCAAGCGAGTTCAGTCTTGAAAACTTGTTCGAGAAGCAAGCG CAACTTGTGAAGAAAGAAACGCGGTTTACTTCTCAACGATCTGCGAGTGAAATAATGTCGAAAATGGAAGAAACCGCAAAGCCATTAGGCTTTAATGTCCGTAAAGACAACTACAAg ATAAAAATGAAAGGAGACAAAAGTGGTCGTAAAGGTCAGCTCTCCGTAGCTACAGag GTGTTTGAAGTGGCGCCATCATTGCATGTGGTAGAGCTTAGGAAAACCGGTGGTGATACCCTCGAGTTTCACAAG TTCTACAAAAACTTCTCATCTGGATTAAAGGATGTAGTCTGGAATACTGATGCAGCCGctgaagaacaaaagcaaTAA
- a CDS encoding Homeodomain-like protein with RING/FYVE/PHD-type zinc finger domain-containing protein, translating into MVSDLPLDEDDIALLKSPYIGEIVEEIGFVREKRIAHCIVQCDDGGDEDVNSAPNIFTYDNVPLKKRHYLGTSDTFRSFEPLNEHACIVCDIADDGVVPCSGNECPLAVHRKCVELDCEDPATFYCPYCWFKEQATRSTALRTRGVAAAKTLVQYGCSELRSGDIVMTRENSQLENGSDNSLPMQLHENLHQLQELVKHLKARNSQLDESTDQFIDMEKSCGEAYAVVNDQPKRVLWTVNEEKMLREGVEKFSDTINKNMPWKKILEMGKEIGDQNGEGKKRRSDEEDESNRNHPKIRICGMVFVKPIT; encoded by the exons atGGTGAGTGATCTCCCgcttgatgaagatgatatcGCTCTCCTCAAGAGTCCTTAT ATAGGTGAAATTGTTGAAGAAATTGGCTTTGTGAGAGAAAAGCGCATTGCTCATTGTATTGTTCAGTgtgatgatggtggtgatgagGACGTCAACTCTGCTCCAAACATTTTCACTTATGATAATGTGCCTCTTAAGAAGCGCCACTACCTTGGGACAAGTGACACTTTCAGAAGCTTTGAGCCGTTGAACGAACACGCATGTATTGTATGCGATATTGCAGACGATGGTGTAGTACCTTGTTCTGGGAATGAATGCCCTCTCGCTGTTCACAGGAAGTGTGTTGAGCTTGATTGTGAAGATCCTGCAACCTTTTACTGTCCCTATTGTTGGTTTAAGGAGCAAGCTACTAGATCCACGGCTTTGAGAACAAGGGGTGTTGCAGCTGCGAAGACCCTTGTTCAATATGGATGTAGTGAGCTGAGGAGTGGAGATATAGTCATGACGAGAGAAAACAGTCAACTAGAGAATGGTTCTGATAATTCACTAccaatgcaactacatgagAACCTTCATCAATTACAAGAACTGGTCAAGCACCTTAAGGCTCGAAATTCCCAGTTAGACGAGTCAACAGATCAATTCATTGATATGGAGAAATCTTGCGGAGAAGCTTATGCTGTTGTTAATGATCAGCCAAAAAGGGTACTATGGACAGTCAACGAAGAGAAGATGTTGAGG GAGGGAGTGGAGAAATTTTCTGATacaatcaacaaaaacatgCCTTGGAAGAAGATTTTGGAGATGGGAAAAG AGATCGGAGATCAAAATGGAGAGGGAAAGAAACGCAggagtgatgaagaagatgagtccAACAGGAACCATCCAAAGATTAGAATTTGTGGGATGGTATTTGTAAAGCCAATAACTTAG
- a CDS encoding Homeodomain-like protein with RING/FYVE/PHD-type zinc finger domain-containing protein (Homeodomain-like protein with RING/FYVE/PHD-type zinc finger domain; FUNCTIONS IN: DNA binding, zinc ion binding; INVOLVED IN: regulation of transcription; EXPRESSED IN: 8 plant structures; EXPRESSED DURING: 4 anthesis, petal differentiation and expansion stage, E expanded cotyledon stage, D bilateral stage; CONTAINS InterPro DOMAIN/s: Homeodomain-like (InterPro:IPR009057), Zinc finger, PHD-type, conserved site (InterPro:IPR019786), Zinc finger, FYVE/PHD-type (InterPro:IPR011011), Homeodomain-related (InterPro:IPR012287), MYB-like (InterPro:IPR017877); BEST Arabidopsis thaliana protein match is: TRF-like 10 (TAIR:AT5G03780.1); Has 94 Blast hits to 77 proteins in 18 species: Archae - 0; Bacteria - 0; Metazoa - 5; Fungi - 0; Plants - 86; Viruses - 0; Other Eukaryotes - 3 (source: NCBI BLink).) → MVSDLPLDEDDIALLKSPYIGEIVEEIGFVREKRIAHCIVQCDDGGDEDVNSAPNIFTYDNVPLKKRHYLGTSDTFRSFEPLNEHACIVCDIADDGVVPCSGNECPLAVHRKCVELDCEDPATFYCPYCWFKEQATRSTALRTRGVAAAKTLVQYGCSELRSGDIVMTRENSQLENGSDNSLPMQLHENLHQLQELVKHLKARNSQLDESTDQFIDMEKSCGEAYAVVNDQPKRVLWTVNEEKMLREGVEKFSDTINKNMPWKKILEMGKGIFHTTRNSSDLKDKWRNMNYLDLVEVEIDIIIVVAEIGDQNGEGKKRRSDEEDESNRNHPKIRICGMVFVKPIT, encoded by the exons atGGTGAGTGATCTCCCgcttgatgaagatgatatcGCTCTCCTCAAGAGTCCTTAT ATAGGTGAAATTGTTGAAGAAATTGGCTTTGTGAGAGAAAAGCGCATTGCTCATTGTATTGTTCAGTgtgatgatggtggtgatgagGACGTCAACTCTGCTCCAAACATTTTCACTTATGATAATGTGCCTCTTAAGAAGCGCCACTACCTTGGGACAAGTGACACTTTCAGAAGCTTTGAGCCGTTGAACGAACACGCATGTATTGTATGCGATATTGCAGACGATGGTGTAGTACCTTGTTCTGGGAATGAATGCCCTCTCGCTGTTCACAGGAAGTGTGTTGAGCTTGATTGTGAAGATCCTGCAACCTTTTACTGTCCCTATTGTTGGTTTAAGGAGCAAGCTACTAGATCCACGGCTTTGAGAACAAGGGGTGTTGCAGCTGCGAAGACCCTTGTTCAATATGGATGTAGTGAGCTGAGGAGTGGAGATATAGTCATGACGAGAGAAAACAGTCAACTAGAGAATGGTTCTGATAATTCACTAccaatgcaactacatgagAACCTTCATCAATTACAAGAACTGGTCAAGCACCTTAAGGCTCGAAATTCCCAGTTAGACGAGTCAACAGATCAATTCATTGATATGGAGAAATCTTGCGGAGAAGCTTATGCTGTTGTTAATGATCAGCCAAAAAGGGTACTATGGACAGTCAACGAAGAGAAGATGTTGAGG GAGGGAGTGGAGAAATTTTCTGATacaatcaacaaaaacatgCCTTGGAAGAAGATTTTGGAGATGGGAAAAGGTATATTCCACACAACTCGTAATTCCTCCGATCTTAAGGACAAATGGAGAAATATG AATTATCTTGATTTGGTTGAGGTCGAGATTgacatcatcatcgtcgtcgCAGAGATCGGAGATCAAAATGGAGAGGGAAAGAAACGCAggagtgatgaagaagatgagtccAACAGGAACCATCCAAAGATTAGAATTTGTGGGATGGTATTTGTAAAGCCAATAACTTAG
- a CDS encoding Homeodomain-like protein with RING/FYVE/PHD-type zinc finger domain-containing protein: MVSDLPLDEDDIALLKSPYIGEIVEEIGFVREKRIAHCIVQCDDGGDEDVNSAPNIFTYDNVPLKKRHYLGTSDTFRSFEPLNEHACIVCDIADDGVVPCSGNECPLAVHRKCVELDCEDPATFYCPYCWFKEQATRSTALRTRGVAAAKTLVQYGCSELRSGDIVMTRENSQLENGSDNSLPMQLHENLHQLQELVKHLKARNSQLDESTDQFIDMEKSCGEAYAVVNDQPKRVLWTVNEEKMLREGVEKFSDTINKNMPWKKILEMGKGIFHTTRNSSDLKDKWRNMVRM; this comes from the exons atGGTGAGTGATCTCCCgcttgatgaagatgatatcGCTCTCCTCAAGAGTCCTTAT ATAGGTGAAATTGTTGAAGAAATTGGCTTTGTGAGAGAAAAGCGCATTGCTCATTGTATTGTTCAGTgtgatgatggtggtgatgagGACGTCAACTCTGCTCCAAACATTTTCACTTATGATAATGTGCCTCTTAAGAAGCGCCACTACCTTGGGACAAGTGACACTTTCAGAAGCTTTGAGCCGTTGAACGAACACGCATGTATTGTATGCGATATTGCAGACGATGGTGTAGTACCTTGTTCTGGGAATGAATGCCCTCTCGCTGTTCACAGGAAGTGTGTTGAGCTTGATTGTGAAGATCCTGCAACCTTTTACTGTCCCTATTGTTGGTTTAAGGAGCAAGCTACTAGATCCACGGCTTTGAGAACAAGGGGTGTTGCAGCTGCGAAGACCCTTGTTCAATATGGATGTAGTGAGCTGAGGAGTGGAGATATAGTCATGACGAGAGAAAACAGTCAACTAGAGAATGGTTCTGATAATTCACTAccaatgcaactacatgagAACCTTCATCAATTACAAGAACTGGTCAAGCACCTTAAGGCTCGAAATTCCCAGTTAGACGAGTCAACAGATCAATTCATTGATATGGAGAAATCTTGCGGAGAAGCTTATGCTGTTGTTAATGATCAGCCAAAAAGGGTACTATGGACAGTCAACGAAGAGAAGATGTTGAGG GAGGGAGTGGAGAAATTTTCTGATacaatcaacaaaaacatgCCTTGGAAGAAGATTTTGGAGATGGGAAAAGGTATATTCCACACAACTCGTAATTCCTCCGATCTTAAGGACAAATGGAGAAATATGGTGCGTATGTGA